A stretch of the Schistocerca serialis cubense isolate TAMUIC-IGC-003099 chromosome 2, iqSchSeri2.2, whole genome shotgun sequence genome encodes the following:
- the LOC126458026 gene encoding cuticle protein 21-like has protein sequence MACKLIVLAALVAVARAGYLGAPAVYAPGAPIAARAYAAPVAYAAPALRAAPVAAAVPAAVAAEYDPHPQYSYAYDVQDALTGDSKTQHESRDGDVVQGSYSLVEPDGSVRTVDYTADPVNGFNAVVHKEAGAHPAPVVAKVAAPVAYAAPAYGKAILG, from the exons ATGGCCTGCAAG CTGATCGTCCTCGCCGCCCTCGTGGCAGTGGCCCGCGCCGGCTACCTGGGCGCCCCCGCCGTCTACGCCCCCGGCGCCCCCATCGCCGCCCGCGCTTACGCCGCCCCcgtggcctacgccgcccccgccctGCGTGCCGCCCCCGTTGCCGCCGCTGTCCCCGCCGCCGTGGCCGCTGAGTACGACCCCCACCCCCAGTACAGCTACGCCTACGACGTCCAGGACGCTCTGACCGGTGACTCCAAGACCCAGCACGAGAGCCGCGACGGAGACGTCGTCCAGGGCAGCTACAGCCTGGTCGAGCCCGACGGCTCCGTGCGCACCGTCGACTACACCGCCGACCCCGTCAACGGCTTCAACGCCGTCGTGCACAAGGAGGCCGGCGCCCACCCCGCCCCCGTCGTCGCCAAGGTGGCCGCCCCcgtcgcctacgccgcccccgcctacGGCAAGGCTATCCTGGGCTAA
- the LOC126458022 gene encoding cuticle protein 21-like isoform X2, whose translation MACKLIVLAAFVAVARAGYLGAPAVYAPGAPLAARAYAAPVAYAAPALRAAPVAYAAPALRAAPLAVAPAVRAAPVAVAAPAAVAAEYDPNPQYSYAYNVQDALTGDSKTQQESRNGDVVQGSYSLVEPDGSIRTVDYTADPVNGFNAVVHKEAGAHPAPVVAKVAAPVAYAAPAVAKVAAPLAYGKAILG comes from the coding sequence CTGATCGTCCTCGCCGCCTTCGTGGCCGTGGCCCGTGCCGGCTACCTGGGCGCCCCTGCCGTCTACGCCCCCGGCGCTCCTCTGGCTGCCCGCGCCTACGCCGCCCCCGTGGCGTATGCTGCCCCCGCTCTCCGTGCTGCCCCCGTGGCCTACGCCGCCCCTGCCCTGCGCGCCGCCCCCCTGGCCGTCGCCCCCGCCGTGAGGGCCGcccccgtcgccgtcgccgcccccgccgcaGTGGCCGCTGAGTACGACCCCAACCCCCAGTACAGCTACGCCTACAATGTGCAGGACGCCCTCACCGGTGACTCCAAGACCCAGCAGGAGAGCCGCAACGGTGACGTCGTCCAGGGCAGCTACAGCCTGGTCGAGCCTGACGGTTCCATCCGCACCGTCGACTACACCGCCGACCCCGTCAACGGCTTCAACGCCGTCGTGCACAAGGAGGCCGGCGCCCACCCCGCCCCCGTCGTCGCCAAGGTGGCCGCCCCCGTCGCCTATGCCGCCCCCGCCGTCGCTAAGGTCGCTGCTCCCCTCGCCTATGGAAAGGCCATCCTGGGTTAA
- the LOC126458022 gene encoding cuticle protein 21-like isoform X1, with product MACKLIVLAAFVAVARAGYLGAPAVYAPGAPLAARAYAAPVAYAAPALRAAPVAYAAPALRAAPLAVAPAVRAAPVAVAAPAAVAAEYDPNPQYSYAYNVQDALTGDSKTQQESRNGDVVQGSYSLVEPDGSIRTVDYTADPVNGFNAVVHKEAGAHPAPVVAKVAAPVAYAAPAVAKVAAPLAYGKAILG from the exons ATGGCCTGCAAG CTGATCGTCCTCGCCGCCTTCGTGGCCGTGGCCCGTGCCGGCTACCTGGGCGCCCCTGCCGTCTACGCCCCCGGCGCTCCTCTGGCTGCCCGCGCCTACGCCGCCCCCGTGGCGTATGCTGCCCCCGCTCTCCGTGCTGCCCCCGTGGCCTACGCCGCCCCTGCCCTGCGCGCCGCCCCCCTGGCCGTCGCCCCCGCCGTGAGGGCCGcccccgtcgccgtcgccgcccccgccgcaGTGGCCGCTGAGTACGACCCCAACCCCCAGTACAGCTACGCCTACAATGTGCAGGACGCCCTCACCGGTGACTCCAAGACCCAGCAGGAGAGCCGCAACGGTGACGTCGTCCAGGGCAGCTACAGCCTGGTCGAGCCTGACGGTTCCATCCGCACCGTCGACTACACCGCCGACCCCGTCAACGGCTTCAACGCCGTCGTGCACAAGGAGGCCGGCGCCCACCCCGCCCCCGTCGTCGCCAAGGTGGCCGCCCCCGTCGCCTATGCCGCCCCCGCCGTCGCTAAGGTCGCTGCTCCCCTCGCCTATGGAAAGGCCATCCTGGGTTAA